The Manduca sexta isolate Smith_Timp_Sample1 chromosome 15, JHU_Msex_v1.0, whole genome shotgun sequence genome includes the window ATATACTTTGTAgacataattattcatattcataaataattcaaaactaaCATCTCATTATTCGTAACACTAAAACGTATATTATTTTCGACTATTCCAGGACCACAACCATATCCCCAAGCTCAGCCGGCTGGCATGCCAGGGGCACCGTATCAACCCCCGCCACCAGGGTACACTCCATACGGCGTTCCTCCCCCCACACCAGGCTATGTACCCAACTACGGAGCAACCAACATCATCATACCACCGGCTATAATTGCCGTAGGGGCTTGTCCGGCCTGTCGTGTTGGCATCCTAGAAGATGACTTCACATGCCTCGGTATATTATGTGCCATCCTCTTCTTCCCTCTAGGAATATTGTGCTGTCTCGCTCTTAAA containing:
- the LOC115449032 gene encoding brain protein I3 isoform X2; translation: MNRPQPYPQAQPAGMPGAPYQPPPPGYTPYGVPPPTPGYVPNYGATNIIIPPAIIAVGACPACRVGILEDDFTCLGILCAILFFPLGILCCLALKNRRCSNCGAIFG
- the LOC115449032 gene encoding brain protein I3 isoform X1 encodes the protein MEKPTITEQPPPYSAAAPPGPQPYPQAQPAGMPGAPYQPPPPGYTPYGVPPPTPGYVPNYGATNIIIPPAIIAVGACPACRVGILEDDFTCLGILCAILFFPLGILCCLALKNRRCSNCGAIFG